A genomic stretch from Helianthus annuus cultivar XRQ/B chromosome 1, HanXRQr2.0-SUNRISE, whole genome shotgun sequence includes:
- the LOC110867987 gene encoding wall-associated receptor kinase 2, with protein sequence MYLLFVVMCLSHHTFSRGATTNATIALPGCPSKCGSLTVPYPFGIGSGSGCSIGPWFDITCNTSFNPPKAFLPADIFTYKGNLSIDRVEVVDISDEHVRVKNAVAFKCYDQTGNVTSFKPTGITAANSYFTFSQLNNLIAVGCDDYAVISPVAGIEYKNFTVGCVSICSGVQDVPVGSCSGIGCCTTSLPKGLTTYLANVYTIYDHMDVWSFDKCGYTFVGEHSAFTFSGASDFTDPNFVDRIVDTVPVVLNWVVGSKSCDEYKYTSDYYCQNNSVCVDFESGNGGYRCTCKDGYQGNPYLSPGCHDIDECADPNKNPCNGTCTNLPGSYKCSCPRGYEGDGRKDGKGCTARNSSSSYVLKLSLGMGFGFISLLMGIGWLYFSHQRRKIIKMREKFFLKNGGMLLKQQLDSNAGGGVNHSTKIFTTEELERATENFSNDMILGRGGYGTVYKGILPNGNIVAIKKSRVMDESQIEQFINEVVILTQINHRNVVKLLGCCLETEVPLLVYECVSNGTLFHHIHTNGGMAWLSWDNRLRIAIESAGALAYLHSAASKPIIHRDVKSANILLDDNLVTKISDFGASRLIPLDKEQVTTLVQGTLGYLDPEYFHTSQLTDKSDVYSFGVVLLELLTGKKPLCMERSQVERNLTTYFLNALRTGTLFQILDPRVIREGSFEQLQEIASLVKRCLDIHGFNRPTMKEVAMELERLRRFTRQPWVDQQGSQVGLVQMNEGETSDLYGDSINPYMDSIELSSHYTSDQVVLLYAANEPR encoded by the exons TTCCAGGCTGCCCAAGTAAATGCGGCAGCCTGACAGTGCCATACCCGTTTGGCATAGGATCCGGTTCGGGTTGCTCTATCGGTCCCTGGTTTGATATAACGTGCAACACGTCCTTTAATCCCCCTAAAGCGTTCTTGCCGGCAGATATATTTACATACAAAGGGAACCTAAGTATAGACCGAGTTGAGGTGGTGGACATCTCCGACGAGCATGTGAGGGTTAAAAACGCCGTGGCCTTCAAGTGTTATGATCAAACTGGTAACGTGACTAGCTTCAAACCCACTGGGATTACAGCGGCGAACTCCTACTTTACATTCTCGCAACTGAATAATCTGATAGCCGTAGGATGCGATGACTATGCGGTGATCTCTCCGGTGGCAGGAATCGAGTATAAGAATTTTACTGTTGGATGTGTATCTATTTGCTCTGGTGTTCAAGATGTTCCGGTTGGTTCATGTTCAG GCATAGGGTGTTGCACAACGAGCTTGCCCAAAGGTTTAACAACTTACTTAGCAAATGTATACACAATCTATGATCACATGGACGTGTGGTCTTTCGACAAATGTGGCTACACTTTCGTTGGTGAACATAGTGCCTTTACGTTTTCCGGGGCATCGGATTTCACGGATCCCAATTTTGTCGACCGGATAGTTGATACCGTTCCGGTGGTGCTTAATTGGGTCGTTGGTAGCAAGAGTTGTGATGAGTACAAATACACAAGCGATTATTATTGTCAAAACAATAGTGTTTGTGTAGATTTTGAGAGCGGAAATGGAGGTTATAGATGCACTTgcaaagatggttatcaaggcaATCCCTATCTTTCTCCTGGTTGTCATG ATATCGACGAATGCGCAGATCCAAACAAAAATCCTTGTAACGGGACTTGTACTAATCTTCCAGGAAGTTATAAGTGTTCGTGTCCTCGCGGATATGAAGGAGACGGGAGAAAGGATGGGAAAGGTTGTACGGCCAGGAATTCGAGTTCATCATACGTCCTCAAGTTGTCTCTTG GAATGGGGTTTGGATTCATATCTCTACTTATGGGAATTGGGTGGTTGTATTTCAGCCATCAGAGAAGAAAGATTATCAAAATGAGGGAGAAGTTCTTTCTTAAAAATGGTGGCATGTTGTTGAAACAACAACTCGATTCAAATGCAGGTGGTGGTGTCAACCACTCGACTAAAATTTTCACAACCGAAGAGCTCGAAAGAGCAACGGAAAACTTTTCCAACGATATGATTCTTGGTCGCGGTGGCTATGGGACTGTGTATAAAGGGATCTTGCCTAATGGAAATATAGTCGCGATAAAGAAATCACGAGTTATGGATGAGAGTCAGATTGAGCAGTTTATTAATGAGGTGGTCATTCTTactcaaatcaatcatcgaaatGTTGTAAAGCTTTTGGGTTGTTGCTTGGAGACTGAAGTCCCGTTGCTAGTTTACGAGTGTGTTTCTAACGGTACTCTCTTCCATCATATCCACACTAATGGTGGAATGGCGTGGTTATCTTGGGATAATCGTTTAAGAATAGCTATCGAGTCTGCTGGAGCACTTGCGTATCTTCACTCCGCGGCATCAAAGCCCATTATCCACCGCGATGTGAAATCCGCCAACATATTATTAGATGATAACCTAGTCACCAAAATTTCTGACTTTGGGGCTTCAAGGTTGATACCCTTGGATAAAGAACAAGTAACTACATTGGTTCAAGGGACGTTAGGGTATTTAGATCCCGAATACTTTCACACCAGTCAGTTAACAGATAAGAGTGATGTTTATAGCTTTGGAGTCGTGCTTCTAGAGCTTTTGACGGGTAAGAAGCCACTTTGCATGGAGCGAAGTCAAGTTGAAAGAAACTTAACCACCTATTTCCTCAATGCTTTGAGAACAGGAACCCTTTTTCAAATTCTTGACCCCCGGGTTATTAGAGAGGGCTCGTTCGAGCAACTCCAAGAAATCGCTTCGCTTGTTAAGCGATGTCTCGATATTCATGGCTTTAACCGACCAACGATGAAGGAAGTAGCTATGGAACTCGAGCGATTAAGAAGATTCACCAGGCAACCATGGGTTGACCAACAAGGTAGTCAAGTTGGTTTGGTTCAAATGAATGAGGGGGAAACTTCAGATCTTTATGGCGACTCGATAAATCCATATATGGACTCAATAGAGCTATCAAGTCACTATACTTCTGATCAAGTTGTCTTGTTATACGCTGCTAATGAACCTAGATGA